In the Streptomyces sp. WMMC940 genome, GCGATGGAAGACCGCAAGCGCGAAGGGTACTTCTAGACATGACCAGCTCCACCGAGCAGTCGGCCGAGCAGTTGTCGGCCACCACCCTGCTGCGCTTCGCCACCGCCGGTTCCGTCGACGACGGCAAGTCCACCCTGGTGGGCCGGCTGCTGCACGACTCCAAGTCGGTGCTCGCCGACCAGCTGGAGGCCGTCGAGCACGCCTCCCGCTCCCGTGGCCAGGAGGCTCCCGACCTGGCGCTGCTGACCGACGGTCTGCGGGCCGAGCGGGAACAGGGCATCACGATCGACGTGGCGTACCGTTACTTCGCCACTCCTCGGAGGCGGTTCATCCTTGCCGACACGCCGGGGCACGTGCAGTACACCCGGAACATGGTCACGGGCGCCTCGACGGCCGAGCTGACGGTGATCCTCGTCGACGCCCGCAACGGCGTGGTCGAGCAGACCCGCCGGCACGCCGCGATCGCCGCGCTGCTGCGCGTCCCGCACGTCGTCCTCGCCGTGAACAAGATGGACCTGGTCGGCTACGAGGAGTCCGTCTTCGCCGCGATCGCAGAGGAGTTCACCGCGTACGCGAGCGAGCTGGGCGTCCCGGAGATCACCGCGATCCCGATCTCGGCGCTGTCCGGCGACAACGTGGTGGACCCCTCCGCGAACATGGACTGGTACGGCGGCCCGACGGTGCTGGAGCATCTGGAGTCCGTGCCGGTGAGCCACGATCTGACCAGCTGCCACGCACGCTTCCCGGTGCAGTACGTGATCCGTCCGCAGACCGCCGAGCACCCGGACTACCGCGGCTACGCGGGCCAGATCGCCGCCGGCACGTTCCGCGTCGGCGAGGGCGTGACCGTGCTGCCGTCGGGCCGCACGTCGAGGATCGCGGGGATCGACCTGCTGGGCGAGCCGGTGGACGTCGCCTGGACCCCGCAGTCGGTGACGCTGTTGCTGGAGGACGACGTCGACGTCTCCCGCGGCGACATCGTCGTGCCGAGCGACGACGCGCCCGCCACGACGCAGGACGTCGAGGCCACGGTCTGCCATGTCGCCGACACCCCGCTCACGGTGGGCGCGCGGGTGCTGCTGAAGCACACCACCCGCACGGTGAAGGCGATCGTGAAGGAGATCCCGTCGCGGCTGACGCTCGACGACCTGTCCCAGCATCCGGCTCCCGGGCAGCTGGTGGCCAACGACATCGGCAGGGTCCGGGTCCGCACCGCCGAGCCGCTGGCGCTCGACGCGTACGCGGACTCCCGCCGTACCGGGTCCTTCCTGCTGATCGACCCCGCGGACGGTACGACCCTGGCGGCCGGTATGGCGGGCGAGTCCTTCGCCACCGCCGATGCCGCGCCGGTCCAGGACGACGAGGGGTGGGACTTCTGATGACGATCGACGCGTACGCGACCTTCGCCAAGGAGGGCGGCCGCGTGGGCAGCGGTGTGCTCGGCGCGGGTTCGGGAGGTGTCACGCGATGTGTCCGATGACCGGCGCGACACCCCGACCGCGCCCCGGACGAAGACACAGACCTGCCGATCTCCCGGCCGCGTCCCGCACCACCCGGCACCACCGGGGGACGTGAGCACCGGGCCCCCGAGAGGAAACGCCTCCCGTGCCTGCATCCCGTACGACCCTGCGCCGCGGTCTCGCCGCCGCCGCGGCGCTCCCCCTGCTGGCCGTCGCGTCCACCGCCTGCGGCTACGGCTCCCAGGCAAAGGACGACGAGAGGCCCGTGGTGGCCGCCGAGGGCAGGAAGCTCTCCGCAGACACCGTCCGCGTCGGCTACCTCCCGAACCTGACCCACGCCACCGCCCTCGTCGGCGTCCAGGAGGGGATCATCCAGAAGGAGCTCGGCGGCACCAGGCTCACGCCGCAGGCCTTCAACGCGGGCCCGTCCGCGATCGAGGCCCTCAACGGCGGCTCCCTCGACATCGGCTTCATCGGCCCCTCGCCGTCCGTCAACGGGTACGTGAAGTCCAAGGGCAAGAACCTGCGGATCGTCTCCGGTTCCGCGTCCGGTGGCGTGAAACTCGTCGTCGACCCGGACCGGATCAAGACCCTGGACGACGTCAGGGGCAAGCGGATCGCCACCCCGCAGAAGGGCAACACCCAGGACGTCGCGTTCCTGAACTGGGCCTCCGGCAAGGGCTGGAAGGTCGACGCGGAGAGCGGCGAGGGCGACGTCTCGGTGGTTCGCACGGACAACAAGATCACCCCGGGCGCCTACAAGTCCGGCTCGATCGACGGCGCCTGGGTGCCGGAGCCGACCGCGTCCCAGCTGGTCTCCGAGGGCGCGAGGGTCCTCCTCGACGAGACGGCGCTGTGGCCCGGCGGGAAGTTCGTGATCACCAACGTCATCGTGTCGCAGACGTTCCTGAAGGAGCACCCGGACGTCGTCGAGGCCGTGCTCCGCGGCACGGTGAGGACGAACGCCTGGATCAACGCCAACCCGGAGAAGGCCAAGGCGTCCGCCAACGCGGCCCTGAAGGCCGAGACCGGCAAGGCGCTCGCCCCGGAGGTCATCGACCCGGCCTGGCCGAGCATCCGGGTCACGGACGACCCGCTGGCCGCCACGCTCAGGACGCAGTCCGAGTGGGCGGTGAAGGCCGAGCTCATCGACGAGCCCGACCTGAACGGCATCTACGACCTGACTCTGCTGAACAAGGTGCTGAAGGCCGAAGGAAGGCCCGGGGTCGCCGACGCCGGCCTCGGCGCGAAGTAGGCACGCGAGTCCCCGAACCGAAAGTTCCCAGGAGGTGACGACCATGGCCACCACGCTTGCCGAGGCCGCCGTGGACACCACAGCGGTGTCGCACGCCGCCAGGATCGAGCACGTCTCGAAGTCCTTCTCCGGTCCGGCCGGATCGCAGCTCGTCCTCGACGACATCAGTCTCGATGTCGCCGCCGGCGAGTTCGTCACCATCCTCGGGGCGTCGGGATGCGGCAAGTCCACGCTGCTCAACCTGGTCGCGGGGCTGGACCGGCCGAGCACCGGGTCCATCGAGACGCCCGGCGGACGGCCCGCCCTGATGTTCCAGGAGCACGCCCTCTTCCCGTGGCTGACCGCGGGCAAGAACATCGAACTCGCCCTGCGGCTGCGCGGGGTCCCCAAGGCCGGGCGCCGGGCCGAGGCCGAGCGGCTGCTGGAGCTGGTCCGACTCGGCGGCGCGCACGGCAAGCGCGTCCACGAGCTGTCCGGCGGCATGCGCCAGCGGGTCGCCCTGGCGCGGGCGCTCGCGCAGGACAGCGATCTGCTGCTGATGGACGAGCCGTTCGCGGCGCTCGACGCCATCACGCGTGACGTGCTGCACGGCGAGCTGACCCGGATCTGGCGCGAGACGAACGTGTCGGTCCTGTTCGTCACGCACAACGTCCGCGAGGCGGTGCGGCTCGCCCAGCGCGTGGTCCTGCTGTCCTCACGGCCCGGCCGGGTGGCCCGCGAGTGGGCCGTGGACATCCCGCAGCCGCGCCGTATCGAGGACGCCGCAGTGGCGGAGCTGTCCGTCGAGATCACTGAACAACTGCGTGGGGAGATCCGCCGACATGGCCAGCACTGAAGTCCGCGACGGCGTCACGAAGGCGGGCACGTCCCCCGCCGGGCGCGACGACCTCGCCGGTCTCGAGGCCGGCCTGGACGCGCTCGACGCCGTCGAGATCCGCCGCACGCCGGTGCGCGAGCTCCTCGTGAAGAAGGTCGTGCCGCCGGTCGTGGCGGTCGCCCTCGTCCTCGTGGTGTGGCAGGTCCTGGTCTCGGCACAGGTCACGACCGAGGACAAGCTGCCCGCGCCGTCCGCGGTGTGGACGGGTCTGTCCGACATGTGGCTGCAGGGCACCCTGTTCGACGTCATCTGGACCAGCGTGTCGCGCGGTCTCTTCGGCTTCCTGCTGGCCCTCGCCATCGGCACCCCGCTCGGTCTGCTCGTGGCACGGGTGAAGTTCGTCCGTGCCGCGATCGGACCGATCCTGTCCGGTCTGCAGTCGCTGCCGTCGGTGGCGTGGGTGCCGCCGGCCGTCATCTGGCTGGGCCTGAACGACTCGATGATGTACGCGGTGATCCTGCTCGGCGCGGTGCCGTCGATCGCGAACGGACTCGTGTCCGGCGTCGACCAGGTGCCGCCGCTGTTCCTGCGGGCCGGACGGACGCTCGGCGCCACCGGCCTGAAGGGCACCTGGCACATCGTCATGCCGGCCGCCCTGCCGGGCTATCTGGCGGGTCTGAAGCAGGGCTGGGCCTTCTCCTGGCGCTCGCTGATGGCGGCGGAGATCATCGCCTCCTCCCCCGACCTGGGTCTCGGCCTCGGCCAGCTGCTGGAGAACGGCCGCAACAACATCGACATGCCCGGAGTGTTCCTCGCGATCCTCCTGATCCTGATCGTCGGCATCGCCGTCGATCTGCTCGTCTTCAGCCCGCTGGAGCGCTGGGTACTCCGCAGTCGCGGGCTTCTCGTCAAGAGCTGAGCTGATCACCGTGTACGGCCCTCACCGCCCCTCCCGCCCCGCCGCCCCTCACCGGCCGGCGCTTCTCGTCGTCGCCCACGGGAGCCGCGATCCGCGGCACGCGGCGACCGTGCACGCCCTCGTACGGCACATCCGTTCGCAGGAGCCCGCGCTGCGGGTCGGCACGGCGTTCCTGGACTTCAACGCGCCGTCCGTGCCGCAGGTCCTGGAGCGGATGGCGAACGACGGGGTGGAGGACGTGGTCGCGCTGCCGCTGCTGCTGACCCGCGCCTTCCACGCCAAGGCGGACATCCCGTCCGTGCTGAACGAGGCACGGGCGCGGCATCCGCGGCTCCGGATCACCCAGGCGGAGGTCCTCGGCCCGTCCCCGCTGCTCCTGGACGCGGTCGAACAGCGGCTCTACGAGGCCGGGCTGACCCCGGCCGACAAGCGCTCGACCGGGGTCGTCCTGGCCTCGGCGGGCTCCTCCGACCCGGAGGCGATCGCAGTGGTCGCTGACATGGCGCGGGAGCTGCGGCACACCGGTTGGTGCGCCGTGCGGCCTGCGTTCGCCTCCGCCGTCACGGCCGCGAGCCCGCCCCGTCCCGAGGACGCGGTGCGGGCACTGCGCGCCGGAGGCGTGGCCCGGGTGGCGGTGGCACCGTACGTCATCGCCCCGGGCCGACTGCCCGACCGGATCGCGGACGGCGCCCGGTCGGCGGGCGCCGAGGTACTGGCCGGCGTCCTCGGCCCGTCTCCCGAGCTGGCCCGGCTGATGCTGCGACGGTACGACGAGGCCCGGCGGCCGGCACACCGCCTCGCCGCAGCGGGCTGAGCGTCCGCTCCCGACGGTGGTGCGGTGCGCGTCGGCGCGGTGGCCGCGATCGCGGTGGGTGTTCGTCCCGGGCGTGTTCGTCCCGGGCGTATTCGTCCCGGGCGTATTCGTCCCGTGCTCGTTGATCCCGGGCGCCTTCGTCCCGTGCTCGTCCACGCTGCGCTCGATGGGCTTGGTCATGCCTGTGAAGCCTGGGACCGGGGCGTCCCGTCCGCCCGGGCCAATGGACGCCGGTTCTCCTGAGCCATTCACCGCTACCGGCCCGGCCTTTCAGCCCTGAGGGTGCGGCGGACGGACCTCCAGGAAGCGGCGCCGGCTCCGCCCCCGGTACAACAGGGCGTCCCAGCCGAGGCGTTGCAGGACCCCGGCGCAGTCGGCGAGGGCGCCTTCCTCCTCGCCGGCGGCCCCGCTGCCGTGGGGTCCGAGCCACTCGACCGTGACCGTGCCCGGTTCGTCCGGGACCGGGCCCACCCGGTATCCGGTGGCCACCCGCTGCCCGGAATCGGCGTCGACGGCGGAGGGGGCGATGCCGGCCGCCTCCAGTGCGAGCGCCACGGCACGGACCATCCGGCCCCGTTCCCAGGGTGCGGGCACCGACTCGGGGTCGGGAGCGCCGGTGTTGGTCAGCCGCCGTATCTGCAGCATGCCTTCGAACGCGACCCGCACCTCGGCGGCCCGTGCCCGTGCCTCACGCGTACCGCCCGGGCGGGGCGGTCCGTCACCGTCGTCGTACATGGGACCGACGATAGGGCGAGGCACCGACAGGCACCTGCCTGCCCGCTTGCCCGGTGTCCGGCCGGTGTGCGCCGGGCGCCCGGTCGGGGCCGGTAGGACGACCGGACGGTCCCGAGGTGACACGACCGTGGCGCCGTCGTGACGGAGACGACGAGCCGGCGGTGCATGATGGCTGCGAGGAGGCCCACATGTCGCTCTACTACCACAAGCGGATCACGATCGTCCCGAAGCTGCTGCACCTGAACATCGGTACGCACGGCTGGTCCCTGAGCCTCGGCACGCGCCGGGCCCACATCACCCGGGGCAGCGGCGGCCACGGCAGGGCGTCGGTGCGGCTGCCGGGGGGCTTCAGCTGGCACCGGAACTTCCGGCGGCGCTGAGGCCGAAGGCGTGCCCGTGAGGCCGGGGCGACCGCCCGGCGGGCGGGACCGGAAGGGGCGGCCCCGCGGGTCCTCAAGTCGCGGCACACCACGGACGGTGGCCGGTCGGGGCCGGAGTCCGGGGGCGGCGAGGGCGGTCGCCTCCCGGCTCAGGCGGGGTTCCCGGTCCCGGTCATCTCCGCGAGCTTGACGACGGTGTTCCAGTTGCGGGTCGTGGCGACGAGTCCTTTGCTCACGCTCGACCGCGCCAGCACGTCGGCCAGCTTGGAGCGGCCGATTCCACCGGGTGTGTACAGGTACAGCGCACGGTCCCCCAGCCGGAAGTCCTCCGGCAGATGGGCGTCCCTGTCGACGCCTGCGAACCGGTCCGGGTCGACCCGCTCCGAGAAGTACGTGACGTGCAGCTGCCTCCCCTCGAGCCGGCTGGCCGGGAAGGGGCACTCCTCGACGACGGAGGCGAGGTACGGGCCGCCGCGGACGAGGCAGTCCACGGTGAAGCCGAAGCGCTCCTCGACGGCCCGTTCGATGCCGCGGGCGAGCGTGTCCTCGTCGTCCGTCTCGCTGGTGAACACGGCGTTGCCGCTCTGCAGGTAGGTGCGTACGTGGCCGTGGCCGAGATCCGTCACCAGGCTGTGCAGGTCGGCCATCGCGACCTTGCGGTGGCCGCCGACGTTGATGCCGCGCAGCAGCGCGGCGTACGCGTGGGTCTTCGCCATGCGCACACCATAGGACGGCCGCCGTGCCCCGTGGGGGAGGGCACGGCGGCCGCCGGATCGTGCTGTCGGCCGGTCGGCTACTCGACGACCTTCAGCAGCTTGTTGGGCGTGCCCTCGCTCGGGTTGCCGATCTTGTCGGGCGTGGCACCGTCCGTCAGGGCCTTGGCGACCTGGTCCGGCGTGGCGTCCTTGTGCGCGGCGAGGTACACCGCGGCGGCGCCGACGACGTGCGGGGTCGCCATGGACGTGCCGGAGATGGTCTTGGTGCCCTCGTCGCTGTCGTTCCAGGCCGAGGTGACGTCCGAGCCCGGGGCGTAGATGTCCACGACCGCGCCGAAGTTGGAGAAGTCGGACTGCTTGTCGTCCTTGGTCGAGGAGGCGACGGTGATGGCCTCCTCGACGCGGGAGGGCGAACCCTGACCGGCGTCACCGGACTCGTTGCCCGCGGCGACACCGAAGGTGACGCCCGCGGCGACGGCCTTCTGCACGGCCTCGTCGAGCGCGGGGTCGGCTCCGCCGCCGAGGCTCATGTTGGCCACGGACGGGCCCTGGTGGTTCTTGGTGACCCAGTCGATGCCGGCGACGACCTGCTCGGTGGTGCCGGAGCCGCTGTCGTCGAGCACGCGCACGGCGACGATCTTCGCCTTCTTGGCGACGCCGTGGGAGGCCCCGGCGATGGTGCCCGCCACGTGGGTACCGTGGCCGTTGCCGTCGTCGGCGGTCTCGTCGTCGTCGACGGCGTCGAAGCCGTGGGTGGCCCGGCCCTCGAAGTCCTTGTGCGTGATCCGGACCCCGGTGTCGATGACGTACGCCGTGACGCCCTCGCCGGCGCTGTCGGGGTAGGTGTACTTGCTGTCCCCGGCGGTGTCGGTCTGGTCGACGCGGTCCAGGCCCCACGAGGGGGGGTTGTCCTGGGTGGCGTTGGCCGTGAACTTCTTGTTCTGGACGACCTTGTCGACGGCCGGGTCGGCGGCGAGGCGCTTGGCTTCGGTCTCCGAAAGGCCGCTGGCGGAGAAGCCGTTCACCGCTGAGCTGTAATTGCGCTGAAGCGAGCCGCCGTACTCCTCGGCGAGCTTCTTCTTGTCCGTCTTCCCGTCCAGCAGAACGATGTAGCTGCCGGCGACGGCGCCTTCGGCGTTCGCACCGTAGATCTTGCCCTCGACGGGCGCGGGAGCCGCGCCGGCGAACGAGGTGTTGAGGACGGTCACTCCGGCGGCGGCCGCAACGGCGGTTATTGCCGCGGTCAGCTTCATCCTGTTGGTGCGCTTGTGAGATGCCATGAAGAGGGGGTCTCCTCGTCATCATTTGTGGGGGGATTCGCTCCCGGAAGGAAAATCTCCGGGGGCTGAGTCGAAACCCTGACCGATTGACGGGCTCAGATCAAGCCCTTCACCCAGGTGTGACTTGGTCAACAGGAGTTCGTAATACGAATTCGGCCAGGACTTCACAAGTCGGACCACTGGTCGAACTTCCCTCACAGGCAGGGAAGTTCTGTCGAGGAAATGTGCTCATGCGGTAATCGTGGCGTGCTCCCGCGGAATACGGGTATACACCGCCGCGCACACCGGAGCGCAGGGGAATCGCGCGCCGGAAGACGGGCGGCACGCCATCGGGGAAGCGTGCACCGCCTTTGCCCGGCGGGAGGATCGGCTTGATCCGCAAGGGAGGTTTGACGCCTCCTCAGACGCGTGGAGCGAGTACCGCGAGCACGAACGCACGGCGGGCGTGGCGGCCGGGTGCCGCCGCGCCGCCACCCGCCCTCAGGTCTGCGGCAGTTCCGCCTCGATGAGGTCGGCGGCGCGGCGCGTGCCGCCCTCCAGGCGCATCGAGCGGCGGATCTCCTCCAGACGGCGGGCCACCTCGGGGTCTCCCGACAGGGTGAGCACGGCCTCCCGGAGGTTGTCCGCGGTGGCCTCCTCCATCGGCAGACGGCGGGCCACACCGAGTGAGGCGAGCATGTCGGCGTTGCCGAACTGGTCGACCGCCTGGGGGACCGCGACCATGGGCGTGGCGGTGGCCAGCCCCTCCTGGCTGCCGCCCGCACCGGCATGCGTGACGAAGGCGTCCGCCTGCCTGAGGATCGCCTGCTGCGGCACCCAGCCGCGCACCTCGATGTTCGCGGGCACACGGCCCAGTTCCGCCGGGTCCACGAACTTGCCGATCTGCAGCACCACATGCCACCCGGGCAGTTCACCGAACGCCTTCACGCACCCGCGGTAGAAGCCGGGCTGCTTGGTGAAGGCCGAGCCGAGGGAGACCAGCAGCACCTTTCCGGCGTCCGTGGGCCGTCGCCACTCCCCCTGCTCCGTGCGGTCGCCCTGGCAGGCACCGACGAAGGAGTGGACGCCCTCGTCGACCCGGTCGGCGTGCGGCTGCAGCACCCTGGGGATCAGCACCAGGGAGCGGGCCGGGCGGCCGACGAAGGGGTCGGGGTGGACGCCGATCCCGTTCTCCGACAGCCAGGACGCGAACCGGGCGTAGTAGGCCCTGCCTCGCTCGGTGGCCCTGATCGCGGCGGTCATCGGCTCGCCGACCTCCTCCTCGTACCCCTCCCAGGCGACGAGGTTCGGCGAGAGGGAGATCGCGGGCACGCCCCAGCGATGGGCGAGGACGCGCGCAGGATAGGAGGTGATGTCGTGCAGGACGAGGTCCGGCTCGTCCCCCGCGAACGCCTCGGCGAGCTGCGGCAGCGCCTGGATCGCGTCGCTCAGGAACGGCTCGACGTGGTCGATCGGTTCGGTGCCCCAGGCCTCCGGCTCGTCGTCGGTCGGCAGCGTGGAGTTCCAGAGCACCGGTTCCGCGCCCGTCACGGCGACCTTCCCGGCGAAGGACGGCGGGATCGCGTAACTGACACGGTGTCCGCGGGCCACGAGCTCCCGGATCACTTCGATGCTCGGGTTCACGTGCCCGTGGGCGGCGATGGAGAACATGGCGATGTGGGCCCGCTTCACTTCGGTCATGCCCTCACACTAAACGAGACGATACGTCTCGTGCAATCCTGTTCCCGGCCACCGCCTGACACGGCATCAGTCGCGCTGGGGGCGGGCGGGGACCGGGGACACCTTCCTCGTCCAGCCGTTTCCTCAGTTCCTCCCTACCGACCCCACCTGCGAGGATGCAAGAATTCGCGCCATGGACGAGACA is a window encoding:
- a CDS encoding sulfate adenylyltransferase subunit 1, which codes for MTSSTEQSAEQLSATTLLRFATAGSVDDGKSTLVGRLLHDSKSVLADQLEAVEHASRSRGQEAPDLALLTDGLRAEREQGITIDVAYRYFATPRRRFILADTPGHVQYTRNMVTGASTAELTVILVDARNGVVEQTRRHAAIAALLRVPHVVLAVNKMDLVGYEESVFAAIAEEFTAYASELGVPEITAIPISALSGDNVVDPSANMDWYGGPTVLEHLESVPVSHDLTSCHARFPVQYVIRPQTAEHPDYRGYAGQIAAGTFRVGEGVTVLPSGRTSRIAGIDLLGEPVDVAWTPQSVTLLLEDDVDVSRGDIVVPSDDAPATTQDVEATVCHVADTPLTVGARVLLKHTTRTVKAIVKEIPSRLTLDDLSQHPAPGQLVANDIGRVRVRTAEPLALDAYADSRRTGSFLLIDPADGTTLAAGMAGESFATADAAPVQDDEGWDF
- a CDS encoding aliphatic sulfonate ABC transporter substrate-binding protein encodes the protein MPASRTTLRRGLAAAAALPLLAVASTACGYGSQAKDDERPVVAAEGRKLSADTVRVGYLPNLTHATALVGVQEGIIQKELGGTRLTPQAFNAGPSAIEALNGGSLDIGFIGPSPSVNGYVKSKGKNLRIVSGSASGGVKLVVDPDRIKTLDDVRGKRIATPQKGNTQDVAFLNWASGKGWKVDAESGEGDVSVVRTDNKITPGAYKSGSIDGAWVPEPTASQLVSEGARVLLDETALWPGGKFVITNVIVSQTFLKEHPDVVEAVLRGTVRTNAWINANPEKAKASANAALKAETGKALAPEVIDPAWPSIRVTDDPLAATLRTQSEWAVKAELIDEPDLNGIYDLTLLNKVLKAEGRPGVADAGLGAK
- a CDS encoding ABC transporter ATP-binding protein; the protein is MATTLAEAAVDTTAVSHAARIEHVSKSFSGPAGSQLVLDDISLDVAAGEFVTILGASGCGKSTLLNLVAGLDRPSTGSIETPGGRPALMFQEHALFPWLTAGKNIELALRLRGVPKAGRRAEAERLLELVRLGGAHGKRVHELSGGMRQRVALARALAQDSDLLLMDEPFAALDAITRDVLHGELTRIWRETNVSVLFVTHNVREAVRLAQRVVLLSSRPGRVAREWAVDIPQPRRIEDAAVAELSVEITEQLRGEIRRHGQH
- a CDS encoding ABC transporter permease — its product is MASTEVRDGVTKAGTSPAGRDDLAGLEAGLDALDAVEIRRTPVRELLVKKVVPPVVAVALVLVVWQVLVSAQVTTEDKLPAPSAVWTGLSDMWLQGTLFDVIWTSVSRGLFGFLLALAIGTPLGLLVARVKFVRAAIGPILSGLQSLPSVAWVPPAVIWLGLNDSMMYAVILLGAVPSIANGLVSGVDQVPPLFLRAGRTLGATGLKGTWHIVMPAALPGYLAGLKQGWAFSWRSLMAAEIIASSPDLGLGLGQLLENGRNNIDMPGVFLAILLILIVGIAVDLLVFSPLERWVLRSRGLLVKS
- a CDS encoding sirohydrochlorin chelatase produces the protein MYGPHRPSRPAAPHRPALLVVAHGSRDPRHAATVHALVRHIRSQEPALRVGTAFLDFNAPSVPQVLERMANDGVEDVVALPLLLTRAFHAKADIPSVLNEARARHPRLRITQAEVLGPSPLLLDAVEQRLYEAGLTPADKRSTGVVLASAGSSDPEAIAVVADMARELRHTGWCAVRPAFASAVTAASPPRPEDAVRALRAGGVARVAVAPYVIAPGRLPDRIADGARSAGAEVLAGVLGPSPELARLMLRRYDEARRPAHRLAAAG
- a CDS encoding DUF4236 domain-containing protein produces the protein MSLYYHKRITIVPKLLHLNIGTHGWSLSLGTRRAHITRGSGGHGRASVRLPGGFSWHRNFRRR
- a CDS encoding DUF1697 domain-containing protein; this encodes MAKTHAYAALLRGINVGGHRKVAMADLHSLVTDLGHGHVRTYLQSGNAVFTSETDDEDTLARGIERAVEERFGFTVDCLVRGGPYLASVVEECPFPASRLEGRQLHVTYFSERVDPDRFAGVDRDAHLPEDFRLGDRALYLYTPGGIGRSKLADVLARSSVSKGLVATTRNWNTVVKLAEMTGTGNPA
- a CDS encoding S8 family peptidase, whose translation is MASHKRTNRMKLTAAITAVAAAAGVTVLNTSFAGAAPAPVEGKIYGANAEGAVAGSYIVLLDGKTDKKKLAEEYGGSLQRNYSSAVNGFSASGLSETEAKRLAADPAVDKVVQNKKFTANATQDNPPSWGLDRVDQTDTAGDSKYTYPDSAGEGVTAYVIDTGVRITHKDFEGRATHGFDAVDDDETADDGNGHGTHVAGTIAGASHGVAKKAKIVAVRVLDDSGSGTTEQVVAGIDWVTKNHQGPSVANMSLGGGADPALDEAVQKAVAAGVTFGVAAGNESGDAGQGSPSRVEEAITVASSTKDDKQSDFSNFGAVVDIYAPGSDVTSAWNDSDEGTKTISGTSMATPHVVGAAAVYLAAHKDATPDQVAKALTDGATPDKIGNPSEGTPNKLLKVVE
- the mgt gene encoding macrolide-inactivating glycosyltransferase, yielding MTEVKRAHIAMFSIAAHGHVNPSIEVIRELVARGHRVSYAIPPSFAGKVAVTGAEPVLWNSTLPTDDEPEAWGTEPIDHVEPFLSDAIQALPQLAEAFAGDEPDLVLHDITSYPARVLAHRWGVPAISLSPNLVAWEGYEEEVGEPMTAAIRATERGRAYYARFASWLSENGIGVHPDPFVGRPARSLVLIPRVLQPHADRVDEGVHSFVGACQGDRTEQGEWRRPTDAGKVLLVSLGSAFTKQPGFYRGCVKAFGELPGWHVVLQIGKFVDPAELGRVPANIEVRGWVPQQAILRQADAFVTHAGAGGSQEGLATATPMVAVPQAVDQFGNADMLASLGVARRLPMEEATADNLREAVLTLSGDPEVARRLEEIRRSMRLEGGTRRAADLIEAELPQT